The genome window CTTTTGCATATTTGTTCAAACAgtacataaaaattaaaaatgtacATGTCACTATAACTGACACCTATAACAACTATTTGATAAAAGActttattgatttattatttatataaaactggaatgttatgaataataataataatttttgtacaAGTTCTATTTTCCtatgttttaataaaatttcaaaccttTAAACATGGTTTAAATCCTAGAACATTTATAGATCATACACTACCACCGAGAAtgttaatcaaaatattttagttaGAAGAAAGGATAATTTGAATCCAgtgatttaaataaattaaatttgagtCTACCAAAGAATGCCTCAAAATTGtggttaaattaattaaatttaagccTAACAAAGAATGCCTCAAATTTGTGGAGTAAAAAGAATACCtcaaatttgaaattggatttATTTTCTGCACCAAACATTATCTAACATAATTCATGTCTACatcacaaattaaatataccGAGCATATTCTATTTATTCAATATCACATCACTTtatcaaatttaacaaattacTGGTCAATAAATGATGGCATGGggaaaacatatttttattagtaaattTTTGTATCTTGacgaaaaattaattataatcaaattaGACCTTTGGTTTATATACTTATAACATGCTAATTATATCTGTAAATCAAAAATGTTTAAactcaataattttttaattatgttatatCTCTATGACTAGTTACAACGTTTTGACACTTTAAAGTAAATTTTAGTATTTATAGATTGAAAATTTTCATTAAGAACATGAgtaataataattcataaaattaagTGGACTGAATAACACAAAAATACAAAGAAAATACAGACATTAACCATTCATTTGTCACCTTATCCACTATCCCTGTGTTCTATCCTACACCACTTACAACTTCCAAGTTTTGGTTCGAACTTAGACCAAACTAAGCAGCAGCAGCGGCATCATTACAGTCCCTGCCTGCCAATGACTACAGCAAGAGCCTCTACTTTCTTCACCTTCACTTACTCGCCTAAACCGAACCAAACGTACCCAGTATATCCCGCTCAGAGAGCAGGGTATGCGGATTTAGCATACTCTCCTCTCTTGCTCAAGCACCACACACATACCAAACTCCAATGCATTTCCAAGTCTATAGATGTCAAAGAAGAGACCACACCTCCCGTTTCACAGGATGATCCCACGCCACTAGAAATCGAACAACAACAAGAACAAGAGGAGTTAGAGTTACAGAGCCTTGATAAGCGTCGTGAGGAGAAGTTTGCGGTGCTGAACACAGGAATATCAGAGTGCAGGTCATGTGGATACCTTTATGACCAGGCTGCTGGTGATCCCTCGTATCCGATACCTCCCGGGTTTTCATTTGACAAACTCCCTGAGGATTGGAGGTGTCCAACATGTGGAGCAGCCCAGAGTTTCTTTGAGAACAAGAGTGTTGAGATTGCAGGGTTTGCTGAGAATCAACAGTTTGGATTGGGTGGTAATACATTGACATCTGGCCAAAAGGCCTTGCTCATATATGGCAGCTTGTTATTTGcatttgttttgtttctttctGGCTACTTTCTTCAATAGTAGTTGTATCTGTTTGTAACAGCTTCAATTGGTACTTGATTATATGTtgtttatatgaattttgaGATGAGAGATCATATATCATTGCTATATTCTACATACATAGTTCATcgataaattttataaacattGTTCTCTGAAATTTGCCTAGGACTTGAGGATTCAGACAGCCAAATGTTGGTACTTCATGTTTGTTTTTGCTGGT of Daucus carota subsp. sativus chromosome 3, DH1 v3.0, whole genome shotgun sequence contains these proteins:
- the LOC108213160 gene encoding uncharacterized protein LOC108213160 translates to MTTARASTFFTFTYSPKPNQTYPVYPAQRAGYADLAYSPLLLKHHTHTKLQCISKSIDVKEETTPPVSQDDPTPLEIEQQQEQEELELQSLDKRREEKFAVLNTGISECRSCGYLYDQAAGDPSYPIPPGFSFDKLPEDWRCPTCGAAQSFFENKSVEIAGFAENQQFGLGGNTLTSGQKALLIYGSLLFAFVLFLSGYFLQ